In Mus pahari chromosome 12, PAHARI_EIJ_v1.1, whole genome shotgun sequence, the genomic window taaaattagtgatcactaacccatggtgggtggggccacTCCCCGGCTGGCCATTCTccattctataagaaagcaggctgagcaagccatgaggagcaagctggCAAGCAGcacccaccatggcctctgcctcggctcctgcctccaggttcctgtcctgcttgagttcttgtcctgacttcctccagtgatgaactATGGGCGGGGAAGTGTAAACTGAACAAATCCtgtcttccccaacttgcttttggtcacagtgatttatcacagcaatagaaaccttaacaaaACACCAGGAGATCTCATGAGGCCTCATGGTCAGAGCAGGTTTGTAGGTGGGACTGgctgaagaaaacagagagaccCCTTAGCTCAagacccccaccccaagctcccTAAGAGTCCAGAGAGCTCTGTAATGTCAGGGCAAAGCACAACACCAGAGGCTGTGACAGTGAACTTTGTCAACCACTTTAGAACAatggttctcatcctgtgggtcaAGGTGCCTTTGTGGGCCAGATTTCAGTATATCCAGCATATCAATTGTAATGTAAttgtatttacattacaattcataacagtagcaaaattacagttatgatgtagcaacaaaataattttatggttgggggtcaccatagcatgaggaactgtattacaggggCGTAGCTTGAGGATGGTTAAGAACCACggctcgggctggagagataactcagccagttaagagcactgactgctcttccagaggtcctgagttcaattcccggcaaccacatggtggctcacaatcatctgtaatgggatctgatgccctcctctggtgtgcatgaagacagctacagtgtactcactcatatacataaaataaataaataaattttaaaaaagaaaaaaaaaaaaaaccagaaccaTGGCTCTAGAATCATCTAGCAGATTAATTACCAGGCACATCTGTGAGGATGACTTGAGATTGGTAAactgaggaaggatggaagaactGCACAACCCGTGGGCGGCACAGTCCTGTAGGCTGGGGTGCAGGGCTGACAGTAGGGAGAAAGCTGGCTGAGAACCGGGGGTCCATCATTTATTGCTTCCTGACTGGATTTGACATGCCCACGCTCACGCTCCTGCTGCCAAGCTGGACTGAGCCCTCAGACTGTAGCCACAATAGGCCCTCATTCCCTTGAGTCACGTCTTAACAGGCGAGGTTTGCTGGATTGCTTTTCATTTCCAAGACTGGGTCTCTTGCAGCACAGACAGGCCTTGATCtggctgtgtagccaaggatggctttgaacgtCTGACCTTCCTATCTCCACTTCCCAATCTCTTTGCTAACAGGTGTGCCCCTCCAcgcctggttttatgtgggtctggggatccaacccagggcctgtgtgtgctgggcaagcactcaCCGATTGAATTTTGCCCCAGTCACTGACAGGTGTCTGTTATTAGGATCGTAACTAATGCAGGGTTATGACGTCATTGACGCCTGTGTAGGTCTAGGGTTTGGGCTGTGACCGTTTCTCCACATTTCTTTTGGATATTCAGTTTTACCCTTTGTGATCATGGGCCAGGGTCTCCCCGGGCTGAGCCACTGAACCTCACCCTGCCCCACTGCAACTCTCCTCAGGGCAGCTAGAAAAGAGGGTAACATATACAGCTAAGCCCTGGGGGCCAAGCACTCCTGACTGAACCCCGTGCCGATGCACAGAAAGCAGAGGTACCAGagcctctttctcttctcaggaAGAACTGCTGAGCCAGCCGGACTCTTACCTGATGAGAGGCTTTGGGCAAGCCTATGACCTGAGTGGTGTGATCCCAGGTTCTGCCACAAGGTGGCAGAAGAGTACAAACTCTGGGGAACTGTCCTTCGCTCTACGCcgtcctctcccccccccccccacacacacacagtgggaacCGTTTTCAGGTAGACAGCAACACTCGCTTAACTTTCTGCTGTGTGGTGTCCTTCTGGCCTTGCTTCTAGATTTACAGGGGCTTCTGTGACTTCCTGGGGGCACAGCAGTCAGCTTTCTAGATTTTCCCATCATGCACTAGTGGATGCTAGTAATTCAATGTCAAGGTCAGGGCTTCCTGGTCCTTAGGTCAGGGCTCCTGGTTCTTAGTTTGGCTGCACAACCAGGATACTCCAAATCCCCAGGGCTCAGATGAGGCTTTCCACACCTTGAAGAAGCAGCAGGAGCTACTGCTGTCCGCCTCACAGACCGCCTCCAAGTGGCTTGTTCCCATGAGACAAACCGACCCGTTGGGCCAAGCTTCCAAGACACTCTTTATTGAGCTCTTATTAAGCCacccacataaatacatataataaattttaaaaaaccagcACTGTTTAGAAGTCTTTGCTTTGAAGAGCACCTCCTTCCCTGTGTTCCGGGCTTACTTCCCCACGTTTACAAAGGTCTCTGCGTCCTTCCTGCATCCATCATTGGTCCTTTGGGGCCCAGCATCCCTGGCAGAAATCTGGGGAAGGAACTCACACGTAGTCATTCAGCCTGTACCCACTGTGCGCGGCTGAGGTCACCGAGGGGGCACGGTTGTCCTTGTAGGCCGCTGGTGGGCGGTAGGCAGGGGCGGTAGCCGTGGTGGTGGCACCAGCTCTGGACTGTGGAGGGTAGGGTCTGTAGGGGGCCTCGTCCTGGCAGGATAAGCAGAGCAGGGTGCCCCCGATGAGAGACAGGGACGAGGAGATGAAGCCCAGGTACAGGGCCTGGCCGATCTCAAACTTCATGCCACTGGGCAGCAGCGGGTTATAAAAATTCTGCACCACGTCGTTCGTGGTCCAGGACACAGCCACCATGCACAGCAGGCCGGCCAGCAGGAAGAGCGCGCCCCCCAGCACTGCGAAGGTGGTCTTGGCGGGTGTGCCCTTGGCGCAGCGTGTGCACTTCATGCCCACTACTGCGCAGGCGCAGGCCATGCCGGACAGCAGGCAGGAGATGACCATGAGTGCCCGGGCTGCCTGCAGGTCCCGAGGCAGCGCCAGCAGCGAGCGGTAGATCTGACACTGGTAGATGCCTGTGCTGTGCCACACGCACTCCATCCACAGTCCCTTCAGGTAGGACACGGCCGTCAGGATGTTGGTACCCACATGGGCCGTCCTCCGCCAGTGTGGCAGGATGGTGGTGATGAGCGTTCCCACCATGCCCAGGAAGCTAAGCAGGAAGCCTAGGAGCTGGACCGCTGTGCTGGCCATGGCTAAGGGCCCCCGTTAGCCGCACCGAGCAGTGCCCAGGTCCCCAGGGATGGATCTGGTCCTTAGGTGCCCGTAGGAAGCCTAATAAagccaggaggagagggagggcaagAAAAGGGAACTGGGTTAAATATTATCTCGACGCCTTTATTTCTGTCACCGAAACACTTTTCCATAGGCAGTTCGTATGATAATTAACATATCCTGAAAAAAAATGGAGGCTCCTCAGGGTAGGAGGACAGAGCTGGATGAGAGGATGCAGGTCCCAGCAGCCTGTGCTTCCTGgagaccccagagctcccattCTCGATGTCTCCCAGGACCTACGACTTAAGGGAAGCACATGGAGGAAGTTCTACCTTATATCTACACTCAGGTTTTTCTGTTACACCTCAACCTTCCTTCTGTTTGGTCAATAATCAGTAATAACAAATGTTAACCACACAGCTTGGACTGACACGGGTTAGTTAAGGTGTGTACCTGTTGTGACTTAGAGAACAGCCTTGGGGGCTGTGTCTGTAAGGGGGTGACTTTCTCTGGCACCTCAGAGGCAGGCCAGAGGCTGTTTTGGAATTCAGGCTTGATGTGATGTCAAGCTTGCTGACTCCTGCCCAGGGACAGAATTCCAAGTGGCCAGATGCTTAGGTGCATCTGACAGGAGTGTAAGTCagggctcagcctgctttcctagtTACGGAGACTGCCCAGAGTAGGGGACCCTcgcaaggaagtcaggacagtcCCCAGCTTCTCCACCTCACCAGAGTCCGCAGAGTGAAAGGTCCAGGCCTACACTGGGTCCCCTGGCTGATTCCTGACCTGAATTCCAGGCTGTCCCAACCCTTCCTTATCAAGGTTACCCATTAAAGACTGTCAGAAGGCTTGACTGTTTGAGCCCACAAGGCTTGGTGGTGGACCAGTCTGGGGAGGTCTAAGTGTATTTATGGAAAGCAAGGGGAGCTAATTTTAGAAATCACTAGGTTTTGCTATTTTTAAGTTAAGGATTTTCTAATTTAAGAAGTGTTAATGAGCTTCCAACCTCCCCCTCCaacttcctcccccctcccttacCCCACCCCCCATAGCCACAGCAGTACTTCAAGCAGTACTTCCCGACTTTGCTTCTCTCTTATTAGCCATTCATTCACTAGAAAACATATTAACCTAACTCATCTCCTAGGAAACTGCCTTACCCCTCCCCCTAAGCCCCCCCCTCCCGTCGGGGCCACAATGTTGCAGAATGCTCTATCCTTCACTGTTTGCATAGGAAGGCACTGCTAGCGTGGACCCGGCTGACTCTGGCTTTCCCTGTGGGCTACTGTTTCTCTTTTGTCGTGCAGCCCCCCTCCCAGCTGTGGAAACATTTGCTAGGCCAATGTTGGAAAAGCCCTCAGCGGTCCAGGTGGGCAGGGCAGCATCTACAAGGTGAAGGTGTTGGGTCTTGCaggggtggagtgtgtgtgtgtgtgtatgtgtgtgtgtgtgtgtgtgtgtgtgtgtgtgtgttggggggtggctCCCCTGCACCCTTAGGAGTTTTAGAGACAGTCATTACAGTTCCATACTCTCTATAACTGTAAGTACCTGTCAGCCTGGCAGGCAGGCATTGGCAGTTTAAATTGACAGGACTTCCAAAGCCAttcagtctcacacacacagtctgtgAGAATATCAGGCAGGTAATTACACAACCAGAACTAAGTGACCTGATAGTGAGCACTGTGTTCATTCAGGAAAAGTAGCCCATGTTCTCTCCCAAGTCACACATTAAAATGACCCAAGTTGTAGCTTGACTCCATCTAGGTACACaagtaaagaaaacatcttttcctAAGAAGAAAGCATATGGTGAGTGGCTAGATAATAACCACCATCTAAGGCAGAAGAGAGCCTGCAGACTCGGTGGGGACCACAGAAAGCCACCTGGGTCGCTGGAACTCTCAGCCTTTCCCTGGAGGCAACTTCTCACTATTTAAATTCTTTACAAATACAGATTAGGGCTGGCAAGCCAGCTCAGTGGGCAAACGTGCTTGTTGCTAAGCCTGACAGATCTAAGTTCGATCCCTGGGATCtaaatggtagaaggaaagaaccaactccttcaagttgtcccctgacctctaacTGCatgtcccccccacacacatatacacatacacacatgtgtaataCACTATcttaataagtaatttttaaagtgcAGATCAacattttaagatgaaataattGGATTTcagtttagaaaagaaattcagtTTTCATAGCAATTTTTTCTTAGTTGTGTAGGTTTTCtaggttatttttcatttttcaaaagtctGCCCTATAAGGACAAAGTATAAgacagaaaactaaaagaaaaagtgtaTACCCCACCAATCAATGCAAGAACTTTTTTAGTGTTAAATGATTATTAAATAGTAATAGctgtttacttttgctttttgttttgtttgtttttttaaggcagaaaGCTTTCTAAAGAAGGTGCTATGAGTGGAACTATATCCTCTATATATACTGAAGTCCTAACTCCCAGGACCTTGGACCGTCGGAATGTCACCCTCTTTGGAAATAGGGAGACTTACCTGTGTAGATGGGGACACACTGGGGAAGGCCAGGCCCCTAAACCGAGATTAGTGTCTTTGTGAGAAGATAAAGAGAGGCCACTCCCTGAGGACTGAGGCAGAGTTTGGAATGACTCAGCAAGAAGCCCAGAATGTTCCAGAAGTttgaggagagagtgggaggcAGGCCAGCGTTCAGCCCTCAGGAGGAGCAGCCCTGGGGAGCCTAGGTCCCAGACTTTTAGAACCAATCTCTGCTTTGTTTAGCATCCATAGCTtaaccccctcccctccccctgtcccacccccaccccccaccctcccctgtCTGCTCAGCTCAAGGAAATTAAAGAGACACACTCAAGTCTGAAGACAAGAGTGAGTGTCTTCCAGATCAGGGCGCTGGAAATTTGGTGGCTTCCTGCTTGTCACTGGTCTATACAAAACAGCCTCTACCATCATGTCCCTAAATgtagaagacagaaaatgagGGGACCCATCTGGAAAATCCCCCGTGTACCTGAAGGTCAATGGCAAGCTTTGCCTAACTGGCTCACACAGGGATCAAATggctagacagagagagagagagagagagagagagagagagagagagagagagagagcgagcgcttAACCCACAGAGTTTGAGTCTAAGGTCTGTGTTTGGCTTGTCGCCTGCACCCATCCCTGAGAAGCTGCTGAGCCTCCACTGTGTGTNNNNNNNNNNNNNNNNNNNNNNNNNNNNNNNNNNNNNNNNNNNNNNNNNNNNNNNNNNNNNNNNNgtgtgtgtgtgagtgtgtgtgtgagtgtgtgtgtgtgagtgtgtgagtgtgtgagtgtgtgtgtgtgtgtgagtgtgtgtgtgtatgtgtgtgtgtgtgtgtgtgagtgtgttgccCATAGACATCACGGGGGGTCGGATCCCTAGAGTTACATAACTGTATacccctgatgtgggtgctggaggcATCTGTAAAAACAGTAGGTGCTCTGGACCAGTAAGCCACTTTCCAGTCTCCCCCTCTGGCCCCTCGACAGTGTCTGAATTACTGTCAGTTTTCTTAAATCAACATGTCTTGGTTTCATAGATCATTAAAACCCAAATTAGGAGCGTGGGCCAGGTATgggtgaggtggctcagttgcCCAGTCTTTACCTTGGAAATATACTAGAACTCAGTGGGCCCCCTTTAGTCAGGACCCAgatcaagacagacagacagacagacagacaggtgggtggatgggaggggaagagaaaccCCAAACCAAGCCACCGGACACTGTCATAACCTGGCTGGAAATCTCCAGGGATAAGACAGCAAGTTGGTCTGTAAATTCTGTGAACCTCTGATCATTATTCATTTGAACACCACTAGGGAACATTGGCCACGGTTACAAATGTGGTGCCAAATAAAATGTAAGGCAAAGATTTACCGATGCTAAGTAAAATGCTGTGGAAATTGTTTCAAAATCACCCTCAGCAAGCACATATTGAGTCCGGGTGTTCGAAGTGTCCTCGTGCTTGGACAGGCTAAGTTACTCCTAGGGTGGAAGCGCCCTGAGCGCTCCAGTGCTCCGATGGCACTAATGCTTCCTTTTGTCCACGGAGGATTCTTAGGCAATCTACAAAGTGCATTTTGTTATTATCATTTGTGGGTGGGAAAACTGAAGTTTAAAGTGATTAAGCAACTGGgctgatgtgggggtggggtggggtggggggtcaggCAAAGAGGAGGGTGCACTGTGGCCAGATCTGGGAGACACCCAGGAAGAGCGCCGGTACTCAGAGGCAGATGGGATATGCCCACAGTTTGGCTTCACAGTGAGAGACTAATGGTGGGAGTGGTGGCCTTGGGCCACTGGACAAATGGAACGTGAGGACAGAGGGCAATGGAACGTTGCAGGACTGTGGCTGAGATGGGTGACTCTGGATGTCTAGCTATCTGGTCCAATGTTATTTTTGTGTCCTCGCCCTAATGTTTAGGGTAAGGTTAACATTTAAAGTGGTAGGGggctgttcttttcttctttctctttgtttttccttccttccttccttccttccttccttccttccttccttccttccttcctttttttgggAAGGGTCATAGTTCACATAGctcaggttgacctcaaatttaCTCTGCATCAAAGgatgaacttctgaccctcttacTCTACtgcacagtgctgggattgctgacagtgctgggattgctgacagtgctgggatggcagacaATGCTGGGATCGCAGACATGGCTTACATGCCTGCCTTATGTGGTGCAGATCAAACCTTTGAGTGTGTTAGGCAAGCACCTTACCAGCCAATGATACTGTGATATATGtgcttttaattttcaattaattaagttaattgattAATCTTGTGACAAGCTCATAGAGCCCTAAGCTGGGCTTCAATTTGAATTGTAACTtaagatgtccttgaacttctgatccttctgcctctacttcctgagtttGGGCAGGACAGGGGTGCAGTGCCACACACACCCACTTTGTGGGGTGCTGGGCCTCACACCCAGGGCCATGCATGCACTCTGTAAACTGAGCTACAACCAgtcctttctgtcctttttaCACATTTAGAAGTTAAGAGTGGGCTGAGTGGGTGATGAGATTTTAGGCTGTATATGATGAGAATTCACGGGTGTAGAGAGAAGGTAGCATGTGGGCTTGTGGCTTGTCTGTCACATGTATGCTGTGATCAGGGTCTGTCACATGTTTGCTGTGATCAGGCCATGCCCAGTCTCCCAGGCACCCTGGATGCTGGAGGCTATCCTTGTCTGCTTCCAAGCGGAGCCTGTTTCATATAAAAACACAGACCCTTGTTCAGAAAGTATTGGGTATTTCAAGATGGTAGCAGCGACCAGCAGTGTTCACAGCTAAGTGAGCAGCACTTCAGGGTTGGCTGGCTCCATGGAACAGGCCACACACGCCAGGCACACAGTCCTGCTTGTGACGGTGGACCCAGGAACTGGGCGCTGGGGTTTTCCCCTATTAAACAGATGAAAACATCTGGCTAGGAATTTGAAAGAAGGAGGGGACTCTCTGGCACTGTCCTGTGGTACAAAAATATGGTTTCATATGCTTATTTTTTCTTAAGTGTAACCTGGATACCTCTGTGAATAGAACCCAAAGAGGATCCTTTCAAAAACAAGACTGCTGTTTGTCTCCTGGGCCCGGAGCTGCGGCCAGTGGAAACAGACCTGGGCTTCTAAGCATAGCTTCCACATCTCTCTTGTCACAGAGAGATTACGGGGTCCCTGTGACAGCCCACCTATTGGGAGTGAAGCTGCAGCCCGCTCCCCCTTCCTTCATAGTCACCCGTCAGGCAAGACGGGAGAGGCTGCCTGTGTTTGCAGCCACCATCGAATGGCCCTGGTGGAAGTTCCCCATTCGCTGTTGCTGTTGGCTGATTCCCCCGAAAGCTCGTGGTCCTGGCAGCCACATGTCCTGCAAACTCTGTGGAGACTCACAGCCTGAATAAGAAATACACAGACCgagcagaaggagctgagtgAAGAGCTCCAAGAATCACTCCTGAGCTGGCAAGCTACACGGCCTGGGTCTCAGGAAGGCACTGGTCCAAGGCTGACTTTGATGCTTCTGCACCGCAGAGGGTCTTTTCTGATGTAGGGCAGGAAAAcgatttaaagaaaactgacgAACACACTCAATTTCATTGACTTTTATCtatacacatataggcacacgcacgtgtgcacgcactcatgcacactcatacacaccagcgctggggatacagctcagagGATAGAAACACTAGCTGTATGTGCCTGAGGACTGTACAGAGTCCGATGCTTGGAACCCACAAACGTCTGAGCGTGGTAcctgcatctgtaatcccagtgcttttATGACAAGATGGGAGGGAGAGTCAGGAGACGCTCCCGATCCAGGTAGCCGAAGTACACAGTGCAGCATCAGGAACAAGACGGATCCTGCCTTAGCAGAGTAAAAGGTGAGAACCGACCCCCtggaagttgacctctgacctccacatgcacaacCTGCCCCcagtgaataaatatttttaaaaatggaaaacaagaaacaCTTATTAGTAATTGTGATGGTGGCTGTTGTCAACTGGGCAGCCCCAGGAACCAACACTGGAAAGAAAGCTCTGGCTATTTCTTCGAGGGAGTTAGCTGAGGGGGGAAGATTCACAGTAAACGTTGGGAGCACTGTTCCAGGGGTTGGGAGCACTGACTGAATGGAAAGGAGCAAGGGAACACAGTcagtctcttcttcctgactgtgggtgtgtcCCTGtgcctcatgttcctgctgcGATGGCTCTTCTGCCTCAaacctcagttttgtttttttttttccctcgagTTACTTTGGTCACAGCAACTAGAAAAGTCGCCAGGACAGTGACATTTTCACGGCACCGAAGAAGGGCTtacttttctttccctgtgtggtttttcttttttttttttctttcttttttttttttttctccctacagATGACTCATGAGACATTGATCCCATTGCACAGATAAGAAAGTAAAAtacagtaagcctccaagattgGTGGATCACAGGCATCCAGATAAGGGCAGGGCGGGCCAGGCCTCCCACCCTGAGGGATCGCAGGCCAACTCACATCACCACCCTGAGGCAGAGGCTTCCTGGCCTTGAGGAAGATGTTGAGATAACACAGTAAGAACCTGCAAGCCCAGTCTGGAGCACACCGGCAGATGCAGGGAGCACGGGGATGAGGTTCGGTCATTCCGACAGATAAGGACAAGGAAGCTCTGAGCTCGAAGGCTGTCTCAGATCGAGGTAGAGAGACCCTGGGTCTGGTATCATGGGTGACCCTCTAGTTTGCCAACTTCAAATCTAAACACAGCACCAAAAGCGTTCAGACCTTCAGAACGATAAGAGTTAAACCTCTCAGTGGGAATTAAAAAGCCGGGGTCCCAACTATCTCCCAGGCCTGGAAACCCTCTCAAGACGATAATTCCAGttccctttctcttttgctcAGGGTCCTATCTTGGGAAGCCTATGGCTACTACTGAGGATGTGGGGCTTAAGATAGTTGAGGGTTTTATATAAAATTGCCTAGGATTTTCCCTCTTTATGCTATTTTTTACCTTTATTAAGAGAcagccaaggggctggagagatggctcagcgggtaagagcaccaactgctcttccagaggtcatgagttcaaatccagcaaccacatagtggctcacaaccatctgtacagctacagtgtactcatataagtaaaataaataaataagtcttgagagagagagagagagagagagagagagagagagagagagagagagaggcagccaaggggctggagagatggctcagttagtaaagtgtttgctgtgtaagCTCCAGGCCCCACGTTTGATGCCCAGAACTCACACcaaaaggcaggcatggtggtcagagcttaaaatcccagcactggagaggtagtgGGTCCCTGGGCTCTCTAGTCAGCCAGCTCACTAACTGGTGATCTCCAGGCtacagacagaccctgtctcaaacaataaggtGGGAAATACTCAAACACacgatcatacacacacacacacacacacacacacacacacacacacacgagagagagagagagagagagagagagagagagagagagagagatgggtgggtggatagatagatagatagatagatagatagatagatagatagatagaaggagGAATCAAGCTCTCATATTCCCTTCTCTCAAGCGGATGTGTGTGAGCTTGGGGCTCGGGGCTCAGGTTGAGGTCCCCGTGAGGAAGAGGATGCTCTCAAGGCAGAAGTTATGAACGGTGCTGAACCACACTGGTTCCCCACAAGGATTCAGAGCGAACAGAGACAATGATGACACCTCCCAAGCTGACACACAGTCCCCAAGCATCTCCATTCAGCCCTTGCTTCTAAATTGAGACCCAGAAAGTGAAGAGGGAGCTTTGCCCAGATACTGTAGGACCACATTCATGCCCCCCCTAGGTCCTCAGCAGCTTGGCTGCCCTCCACTCCCGATGTCTTAGGGTCCCCTCAACACCCAAGACCAAGGACCACAAGGACTCCTTCCCTTAGAGAACATTCGCCTTTGCCAGGCCGCTGACCTGCCTTTCAACTCATCCACCCACACACCTGACAGGCAGGGCCCAGCTTTGGACATAAATGCCTGCCAGCCGCAGCCACTCCACTCACATTCAGAACAGCTCCAGTCCCATCCACTTCGATGCTCTGACTCAGGTGGACGCAGCAAGGACACCGAAGTCGTCCGGCTTTGCCTCATTCGCCAAATGGAAGCTCCAAGGCCAGGGTGTTTGAGAGAGAGTTGTCTGGTCAATTACGGTCTCTGAATCGGGCCTGCGTGGGCACACATGCCCTCTGGTTAGAAGATTAACTAGCCAGTGCACCCTACTAGGTGACCCTGCTGAGGCAAACATTCAAGACCAACCGGAAACGTCATATCTGCGTTTGGAACAAGAATGCCAGAGATATCTACACATGGCCGTCTAATGGGTCCCCATGGCTGGCAGGTGAAGCCTCGCCTCTCCTACCCACTGCTCTGCGTCAGCCTTTTCTGATCTCCCTGCTCTGGCTCTGTTGACTTTGTCGGTCACCAGAGTCCTGCACCACGGCTGCTGGCCACAGGGACGCGTCCCCCGAGCTGTCCACCTGACGGCTGGCCCCGTGTGGCTGTGGACTTTTTCCTTGTTGGGCAATTTGCTTTCCCAATCCTGATGAGGGAATTCGAGAACGGGGCGGCTTCTCTTtctggccatttttactataacgGCTTGAGGGATGGCTCTGGCGCCGCCGTCTGTAGGTAGGAAATGATGCTGAGTAGGTCAAGGGTGGTAGCGCTGAGTGTGAGGGATGGTGTGACAAGAGTCGAAGAGTCAAAAGGAGAAGATGG contains:
- the Cldn14 gene encoding claudin-14, yielding MASTAVQLLGFLLSFLGMVGTLITTILPHWRRTAHVGTNILTAVSYLKGLWMECVWHSTGIYQCQIYRSLLALPRDLQAARALMVISCLLSGMACACAVVGMKCTRCAKGTPAKTTFAVLGGALFLLAGLLCMVAVSWTTNDVVQNFYNPLLPSGMKFEIGQALYLGFISSSLSLIGGTLLCLSCQDEAPYRPYPPQSRAGATTTATAPAYRPPAAYKDNRAPSVTSAAHSGYRLNDYV